A section of the Ignavibacteriales bacterium genome encodes:
- a CDS encoding T9SS type A sorting domain-containing protein, which yields MDYTATLPDFGIDFSGPDTLYSNVNASVGKPTDIPVLGPYAGSVQFTHTISPTPGAGSIGITFTPNPLTSFPSSVNIQADVSATVPFGTYDIIVTGTDNSISPPRVHTRTLKLIVSNLVGIGNNSQIPDQFALQQNYPNPFNPSTSIAYSIPQQSFVTLKVYDMLGREVASLVNELKQAGNYNVQLNASDLSSGVYYYRIKAGDFVETRRMVLMK from the coding sequence ATGGATTATACTGCTACTTTACCTGATTTCGGAATAGATTTTTCCGGACCGGATACGCTTTACTCTAATGTGAATGCATCCGTCGGTAAGCCGACCGATATACCCGTACTGGGACCGTATGCCGGAAGTGTTCAATTCACCCATACAATTTCACCAACTCCTGGCGCCGGTTCGATCGGAATTACGTTTACACCTAATCCATTAACATCATTTCCATCCAGCGTAAACATTCAGGCTGATGTGTCGGCAACCGTGCCATTCGGGACTTATGATATTATAGTTACCGGAACGGATAACAGTATTTCTCCGCCTAGAGTACATACCAGGACATTGAAACTGATCGTTTCTAACCTTGTAGGCATTGGAAATAATTCGCAGATCCCGGATCAGTTTGCTTTACAGCAAAATTACCCGAATCCGTTTAACCCATCAACTTCGATTGCATATTCCATTCCTCAGCAAAGTTTCGTAACGCTGAAGGTCTACGATATGCTTGGAAGAGAAGTTGCTTCACTGGTAAATGAACTGAAGCAGGCAGGTAATTATAATGTACAGCTAAATGCATCGGATCTTTCGAGTGGTGTATACTACTATAGAATAAAGGCAGGTGATTTCGTTGAGACAAGAAGAATGGTACTGATGAAGTAA
- the hpnC gene encoding squalene synthase HpnC encodes MEQTTGNIISVEESFRYCEGIAKGHYENFPVGSILVPAEKRKYVWSIYAFARFADDIADSGDLDVDTKLKQLNDLEVNLRASLGDVKNYDERYNFLPALAVTASDLKIPLNEFTALLAAFKQDSVRQRYDSFEELIDYSALSANPIGHLVLYVFGYDPDRDERLFSYSDSICTALQLTNFWQDVSPDLEIGRVYIPQNIMKKYDYAYDDLFKKVEDERFISVVKELVEKTRRIFLHGKPLVDELSGRLRYEIKATYLGGNEILNKIELLNYTVLSRRVKLGKSDKISLILKTFMSRV; translated from the coding sequence ATGGAGCAAACCACGGGTAATATAATTTCCGTAGAAGAGTCCTTTCGGTATTGTGAGGGAATAGCTAAAGGTCATTATGAAAACTTTCCTGTCGGGTCCATTCTGGTCCCGGCAGAAAAGCGTAAATATGTCTGGAGTATCTATGCTTTTGCCCGTTTTGCCGATGATATTGCCGATAGCGGTGATCTGGATGTTGACACAAAACTAAAGCAATTAAATGATCTTGAGGTGAATTTAAGAGCTAGCTTAGGCGATGTAAAAAATTATGATGAGCGGTATAACTTCCTTCCTGCGCTGGCGGTTACTGCCTCCGACCTAAAAATACCTTTGAATGAATTTACCGCCCTATTAGCTGCCTTTAAGCAGGATTCTGTGAGGCAAAGATATGATTCATTTGAAGAATTGATAGATTATTCTGCATTATCAGCTAATCCGATCGGGCATCTTGTACTATATGTTTTTGGATATGATCCGGATAGGGATGAGAGGCTTTTTTCTTATTCGGACAGTATTTGTACGGCTTTACAATTGACTAATTTCTGGCAGGATGTGTCACCGGATCTGGAAATAGGGCGGGTTTACATTCCGCAGAATATCATGAAGAAATACGATTATGCGTATGATGATCTGTTTAAGAAGGTGGAAGATGAAAGATTTATTTCGGTAGTTAAGGAATTAGTTGAAAAAACGCGCAGGATATTCCTACATGGGAAACCGCTGGTTGATGAGCTATCCGGACGACTGCGTTATGAAATAAAAGCGACTTATCTGGGCGGAAATGAAATTCTGAATAAGATCGAACTATTAAATTACACCGTTTTGTCACGCAGAGTTAAGCTTGGAAAATCGGACAAAATATCACTTATTTTAAAAACGTTCATGTCGAGGGTTTAA
- the hpnD gene encoding presqualene diphosphate synthase HpnD, which produces MQNTGREITQKSKTNFLYSFSLLPKEKNDAINTIYAFCRKTDDIVDNENRSHKEKENDLAKWKQDFESSLAGNSDNTLLNELSKVIKRFKIPTEPFTDLIRGMKMDLEKTRYETFEELYEYCYCAAGTVGLMSIEIFGYSDPATRDFAVKLGVALQLTNILRDVKKDAENGRIYLPLDDMEMFNYTEDELLNNVYNNNFIALMKYEADRAHKYYKEANELLTAKDTGLMFPARIMEHIYFDILRQIEMKKYDVYSNNIKVSKFKKLLYTFGIYLKCRLYYSMKDPRDLPNG; this is translated from the coding sequence TTGCAGAATACCGGCAGGGAAATAACACAAAAAAGCAAAACGAACTTTCTTTACTCGTTTTCTCTTCTCCCGAAGGAGAAAAATGATGCAATAAACACAATATATGCCTTTTGCCGAAAGACAGATGACATCGTCGATAATGAAAACCGGAGTCATAAAGAGAAAGAGAACGATCTGGCAAAATGGAAGCAGGACTTTGAATCTTCGCTGGCAGGAAATTCCGATAATACTTTGCTTAACGAACTGAGTAAAGTTATAAAAAGATTTAAGATCCCAACGGAGCCCTTTACCGATCTTATCAGGGGAATGAAAATGGACCTGGAAAAAACCAGGTATGAAACCTTCGAAGAGCTTTATGAATACTGCTATTGCGCGGCGGGGACAGTTGGCTTGATGTCAATCGAGATATTCGGCTATAGTGATCCCGCTACAAGGGATTTTGCCGTGAAGCTTGGCGTAGCTCTGCAATTGACCAATATTCTCAGGGATGTTAAAAAAGATGCTGAGAATGGGAGAATATATCTTCCGCTTGATGACATGGAGATGTTCAATTACACTGAGGACGAACTGCTGAATAATGTTTATAATAATAATTTCATAGCATTGATGAAGTATGAGGCGGACCGGGCGCATAAATACTATAAGGAAGCTAACGAATTGCTTACTGCAAAGGATACGGGTTTAATGTTTCCAGCCCGTATAATGGAACATATATATTTTGACATTTTGAGGCAGATTGAAATGAAAAAGTATGATGTGTATTCAAACAATATTAAAGTATCTAAGTTTAAAAAACTTTTATACACGTTCGGGATATATCTAAAGTGCAGGCTATATTATAGCATGAAAGATCCGAGAGACTTACCAAATGGATAA
- a CDS encoding FAD-dependent oxidoreductase — protein MDKKSVAIIGGGLAGLASAVFLSSRKDKFDISIYEASPKLGGRAYSFKDSKTGLYFDNGQHILAGWYKNTLDYLKIIGTFGKLSFQKSLEVNFIDTDGSVLKLKSPNLPAPFDILSGLYKFKKFTAKDKLALSMLSPGFLRSGKGMNALELLDKLGQTQNLITYFWEPFIYAVFNAKPENVSGELLMNILRIGFLKPGNSNLVIPNVNLNELFIDDAIKYFDTKGINYFTSAKISSVELDGDKMISAVKENGEKITADYFISAVPFFRFTEVFSNIEPFKKVSNLRSSSITSIHIFFSEDIPESMLADNSFGMTGLIGRTVQWIFKRNPRHLSLVISGSDFIDDGEGDSITDTESQRIYEIAYADLCASIKNFDSIPVSGYKVIKEKRATFIPDNESIKYRLPQKTFCQNLFIAGDWTDTGYPATIESAITSAKKCTDLIIKAVT, from the coding sequence ATGGATAAGAAGAGTGTTGCAATAATAGGCGGTGGACTTGCGGGATTAGCTTCAGCTGTATTTCTTTCCTCACGAAAAGATAAGTTTGACATTTCAATTTACGAAGCCTCACCGAAACTAGGCGGAAGAGCGTACAGTTTTAAAGATAGTAAAACCGGGCTTTATTTCGATAACGGCCAGCATATTTTAGCCGGATGGTATAAAAATACGCTCGATTACTTAAAAATTATCGGCACTTTCGGGAAGTTAAGTTTTCAGAAAAGTCTCGAGGTTAATTTTATCGATACAGATGGTAGTGTCTTAAAGCTCAAATCACCAAATTTACCTGCCCCATTCGACATCCTTTCCGGGTTATATAAGTTTAAGAAATTCACCGCAAAAGATAAGCTTGCTCTATCTATGTTATCGCCGGGATTCCTCAGATCGGGAAAAGGTATGAATGCCTTGGAACTTCTGGACAAGCTCGGGCAGACCCAAAATCTTATCACTTACTTCTGGGAGCCCTTTATTTACGCGGTTTTCAACGCAAAGCCGGAAAATGTAAGCGGTGAATTGTTAATGAATATATTGAGGATCGGGTTTCTCAAACCGGGAAATTCCAACCTGGTGATACCAAACGTAAACCTAAATGAACTTTTTATAGATGATGCAATAAAGTATTTCGACACAAAAGGGATAAATTATTTTACCAGTGCTAAGATAAGTTCGGTGGAATTAGACGGTGATAAAATGATCTCAGCAGTGAAGGAAAACGGGGAAAAGATCACCGCGGATTATTTTATCTCAGCTGTACCGTTTTTTAGATTTACAGAGGTGTTTAGCAATATTGAACCTTTTAAAAAAGTATCTAATCTCAGATCTTCATCGATAACATCCATTCATATATTCTTTTCGGAAGACATACCGGAAAGCATGCTTGCTGATAACTCGTTCGGGATGACCGGTCTTATCGGCAGGACAGTTCAGTGGATATTTAAGAGGAATCCCCGCCATTTATCTCTTGTCATAAGCGGATCGGATTTTATAGATGACGGGGAAGGGGATTCGATCACTGATACCGAATCACAAAGGATATATGAAATCGCATACGCGGACCTTTGCGCATCTATTAAAAACTTCGACTCTATTCCTGTCTCAGGATATAAGGTAATCAAAGAAAAGCGTGCTACCTTCATTCCTGATAATGAAAGCATAAAATACCGCCTGCCTCAAAAAACCTTCTGTCAAAATCTATTCATTGCGGGTGATTGGACGGATACGGGTTATCCAGCCACTATCGAAAGCGCAATTACCAGCGCAAAGAAATGTACGGATCTTATAATAAAGGCTGTTACTTGA